In Acinetobacter pittii, one genomic interval encodes:
- the lysP gene encoding amino acid permease has protein sequence MSETHAPEKLQRKLGARHLNMIAIGGSIGTGLFLASGSTIANAGPGGALLAYSLIGIMIYFLMTSLGELATHTPTSGAFFTYGSRYVEEGFGFALGWNYWYNWAITVAFELVAVQFIMKFWFPDIPGFYWSALFLIVIFMINAMTVKGFGESEFWFSMVKVIAIVAFIIIGLAMIIKIMLTPGVATFGNWTYKEAPFVGGLQAMIGVAMIAGFSFQGTEMVGVAAGESKDPKKTIPLAIKQIFWRILLFYILCIFIIGTLIAYDDPNLLQAAATEDIALSPFTLLYERVGFAFAAGLMNAVILTAILSAGNSGMYSSTRMLFKMAQEGRAPKWFAKLDGRGVPMNALYATTFIAAFCFLTTFIGEKQVFNWLLNMSGMCGFIVWLGIAISHYRFRKGYIAQGYKLEDLAYRAKFFPFAPWFAFILCSIIILGQNYQAILGGKIDWLGLLSTYISLPLFLIIWLGYKWKNKTKLISYDQMNVKPEQD, from the coding sequence ATGAGCGAAACACATGCTCCTGAAAAACTCCAGCGTAAGCTTGGGGCTCGTCATCTGAATATGATCGCCATTGGTGGTTCCATTGGTACAGGCCTCTTCCTTGCTTCTGGATCAACCATTGCAAATGCTGGCCCAGGTGGAGCGCTACTCGCCTATTCACTTATTGGCATTATGATTTACTTCTTAATGACCAGCTTAGGTGAGCTTGCAACTCATACGCCAACATCCGGTGCCTTTTTTACTTACGGCAGTCGTTATGTCGAAGAAGGTTTTGGTTTCGCTCTAGGTTGGAACTATTGGTATAACTGGGCCATCACAGTTGCATTCGAACTTGTTGCGGTCCAGTTCATTATGAAGTTCTGGTTCCCTGATATTCCAGGATTTTACTGGAGTGCCCTATTTCTTATCGTTATCTTCATGATTAATGCGATGACGGTTAAGGGCTTCGGGGAAAGCGAATTCTGGTTCTCAATGGTTAAAGTGATTGCGATTGTTGCCTTTATTATTATTGGTTTAGCCATGATCATCAAGATTATGCTAACCCCTGGCGTGGCAACTTTCGGGAACTGGACCTACAAAGAAGCACCTTTTGTTGGCGGTTTACAAGCCATGATTGGTGTAGCAATGATTGCCGGGTTCTCTTTCCAAGGAACCGAAATGGTTGGGGTTGCTGCGGGCGAATCAAAAGATCCAAAGAAGACGATTCCACTTGCAATCAAACAGATTTTCTGGCGAATCTTATTATTCTACATCCTATGTATTTTCATTATCGGCACTCTAATCGCCTATGATGACCCCAACCTATTACAAGCAGCTGCCACTGAAGATATTGCACTATCTCCATTTACATTACTCTATGAGAGAGTAGGCTTTGCTTTTGCTGCGGGTTTAATGAATGCCGTCATTCTTACTGCTATTCTGTCAGCAGGTAATTCAGGCATGTATTCTTCAACTCGCATGTTATTTAAAATGGCTCAAGAAGGTCGCGCACCAAAGTGGTTTGCAAAACTTGATGGTCGTGGCGTCCCGATGAACGCGCTATATGCCACCACATTTATTGCCGCATTTTGTTTCTTGACGACATTTATTGGAGAGAAGCAAGTATTTAACTGGCTACTCAATATGTCTGGTATGTGCGGTTTTATTGTTTGGTTAGGAATTGCGATTTCACACTATCGTTTCCGTAAAGGATATATTGCTCAAGGCTATAAATTAGAAGATTTAGCATATCGTGCCAAATTTTTCCCATTTGCCCCTTGGTTTGCCTTTATTCTCTGTTCAATCATTATCTTAGGGCAGAACTATCAAGCCATTTTAGGTGGAAAAATTGATTGGTTGGGCTTACTTTCAACCTATATTAGCTTGCCTTTGTTCTTGATCATCTGGTTAGGCTATAAGTGGAAAAATAAAACCAAATTGATCTCTTACGATCAAATGAATGTGAAGCCTGAGCAAGACTAA
- the rsmC gene encoding methyltransferase, which produces MDPRSEVVLRQQDYLKGKILLINAPNDALVSQLPAETDASVWTWNHADYQGFINNGTNAHFSVEFPLQEFDQAVIFVPKSKELLNYILHVVMSNLKTDQSVFLVGEKKGGVERAAKQLQSFGKVLKLDSARHCQLWHLKIEKTEQLKPLESWLKSYTVQVNEQELTICALPGVFSQNHLDIGTAVLLPYLNQVKSGRIADFGCGAGIISCYLAKINSSNIIHALDIDAFALRSTEMTFSRNGIGSDQLRLQPVTGIADAPTELDAIVSNPPFHQGIHTNYDASEGLCQNAKKHLKASGELWIVANRFLNYPILIEKHFGQCQIKTDLQGFKVLYACA; this is translated from the coding sequence ATGGATCCTAGAAGTGAAGTGGTATTGAGACAACAAGACTACTTAAAAGGTAAAATCTTGTTAATTAATGCACCGAATGATGCCCTAGTCAGTCAATTACCAGCCGAGACTGATGCGTCAGTCTGGACGTGGAATCATGCTGACTATCAAGGCTTTATAAATAATGGAACAAATGCGCATTTCTCAGTTGAGTTCCCATTACAAGAATTCGATCAAGCCGTTATTTTTGTTCCCAAATCTAAAGAACTATTAAATTACATATTGCATGTAGTCATGAGCAATCTGAAAACTGATCAGTCTGTTTTTTTAGTGGGTGAAAAAAAGGGTGGTGTTGAACGTGCTGCCAAACAATTACAAAGCTTTGGTAAAGTACTTAAACTCGATAGTGCACGCCATTGTCAGCTATGGCACTTAAAGATTGAAAAAACAGAACAACTTAAACCTCTAGAAAGCTGGCTCAAAAGTTACACTGTTCAGGTGAATGAACAAGAGCTTACGATTTGTGCCCTTCCGGGTGTTTTTAGCCAAAATCATCTCGATATCGGAACTGCTGTTTTACTCCCTTATCTTAATCAGGTGAAATCAGGTAGAATTGCCGACTTCGGGTGTGGTGCTGGAATTATCAGTTGCTATTTGGCAAAAATAAATTCAAGTAATATTATTCATGCCCTAGATATTGATGCTTTCGCTTTACGGTCAACGGAAATGACTTTTAGTCGAAATGGAATAGGTTCAGACCAGTTGAGATTGCAGCCTGTTACAGGTATTGCAGACGCTCCAACAGAACTCGATGCCATTGTCAGTAATCCCCCTTTCCATCAAGGTATTCATACCAACTATGATGCAAGTGAAGGACTCTGCCAAAACGCTAAAAAACATTTAAAGGCATCAGGTGAGCTATGGATTGTAGCAAACCGTTTTTTAAACTATCCGATCTTAATTGAGAAGCACTTTGGTCAGTGCCAGATTAAAACTGATCTTCAAGGCTTTAAGGTGTTATATGCCTGTGCATAA
- the yicE gene encoding uracil-xanthine permease family protein — protein MSNQHSQDHLDLVYGLDDRPKPLVAFLAAFQHLLAIIVPIVTPGLLICLALGVSRTETNMILSMSLVISGIATFLQCKKVGPFGAGLLIVQGTSFNFIGPIISIGSAMVAAGTPVNQVMAAIFGVVIAGSFIEMGVSQILPWVKRLITPLVTGIVVLLIGLTLIKEGLISMGGGYQAMQDHTFASADNLIMSCTVLAIIIILNRIRVVWIKSSAILIALVIGYILAGFMGYLDFSGIKDAPLVQIPTPMHFGLSFSWGLFIPMAFIYLVTSLEAIGDVTATSKLSNQPVNGPEWMKRIKGGVLVNGANSLLAGLFNTFPSSVFAQNNGVIQLTGVASRYVGIWIAALLILLGLFPAVAGVIQAVPQAVLGGAVMVMFGAVAASGINILSSIHLDRRALLIIAISLALGLGVAQVPQILEHLPELFKNIFSSGVATGGIAALILNVVLPETHK, from the coding sequence ATGTCCAATCAACACTCTCAAGACCATCTTGACCTCGTTTATGGCTTAGATGATCGTCCAAAACCTTTGGTCGCTTTTTTAGCAGCGTTCCAGCATTTACTTGCGATTATTGTACCAATTGTTACACCTGGGCTTTTAATTTGTTTAGCTTTAGGTGTGTCACGTACCGAAACCAACATGATTTTATCGATGTCTTTGGTGATTTCCGGTATTGCTACATTTTTACAATGTAAAAAAGTCGGCCCGTTCGGTGCAGGTCTTTTGATTGTTCAAGGTACAAGTTTTAACTTTATTGGTCCAATTATTAGTATTGGTAGTGCAATGGTTGCCGCAGGAACGCCAGTAAACCAAGTTATGGCTGCAATTTTCGGTGTAGTAATTGCTGGCTCATTCATTGAAATGGGTGTTTCCCAGATTCTTCCATGGGTAAAAAGACTAATTACTCCTTTAGTAACCGGTATTGTTGTTTTATTAATTGGCTTAACGCTTATTAAGGAAGGCTTGATTAGCATGGGTGGTGGTTATCAAGCCATGCAAGACCATACTTTTGCAAGTGCAGACAACCTTATTATGTCATGTACAGTCCTTGCCATTATTATCATTCTAAATCGTATTCGAGTGGTATGGATTAAAAGTTCGGCAATCTTAATTGCTTTAGTCATTGGTTACATTCTTGCAGGATTTATGGGATACCTGGATTTCTCAGGTATTAAAGATGCCCCTCTTGTACAAATTCCAACACCAATGCACTTTGGGTTAAGCTTTTCTTGGGGCTTATTCATCCCAATGGCTTTTATCTACTTAGTCACTTCTTTAGAAGCGATTGGTGACGTTACTGCAACCAGTAAACTTTCAAACCAACCTGTTAATGGTCCTGAATGGATGAAACGTATTAAAGGTGGTGTTTTAGTAAATGGTGCAAACTCTTTACTCGCAGGTTTATTTAACACCTTCCCTAGTTCTGTTTTTGCTCAAAATAATGGAGTAATCCAACTCACTGGCGTAGCAAGTCGTTATGTAGGTATCTGGATTGCTGCTTTACTTATTTTATTAGGTTTATTTCCCGCAGTAGCTGGTGTAATACAAGCAGTTCCTCAAGCTGTTTTAGGAGGCGCTGTGATGGTCATGTTCGGTGCCGTGGCTGCATCAGGTATTAACATCCTCTCATCTATTCACTTAGACCGCCGAGCACTTTTAATTATCGCAATTTCACTTGCACTAGGTTTAGGTGTTGCTCAAGTTCCTCAAATTTTGGAACACCTACCAGAATTATTTAAAAATATTTTTAGCTCTGGCGTAGCGACAGGCGGTATCGCAGCATTAATTTTAAATGTTGTCCTCCCTGAAACACACAAATAA
- the typA gene encoding translational GTPase TypA has product MSDIKNLRNIAIIAHVDHGKTTLVDKLLQQSGALGERAGEIERVMDSNALESERGITILAKNTSITWLDKRTDTTYRINIVDTPGHADFGGEVERVMSMVDCVLLLVDSQEGPMPQTRFVTQKAFARGLKPIVIINKVDKPSARPDWVIDQVFDLFDNLGATDEQLDFPIVYASGLRGVAGPAPEELAEDMTPLFETIVDIVEPPAVDVDGPFQMQISSLDYNSFVGVIGVGRIQRGSVKLNTPVTVIDKEGNTRNGRILKIMGYHGLERIDVESASAGDIVCITGIDALNISDTICDPKNVEALPALSVDEPTVSMTFQVNNSPFAGKEGKFVTSRNIRERLDRELIHNVALRVEDTDSPDRFKVSGRGELHLSVLIENMRREGFEMGVSRPQVIIKEIDGERQEPYENVTFDVEEQHQGAVMEQMGHRKGEMTNMEVDGKGRIRIEATVPSRGLIGFRSEFLTMTSGTGIMTSSFSHYGPVKQGTVAKRQNGVLISMVQGTCLGYALFSLQDRGRLFAKPQLEVYEGMIVGINSRSDDMVVNPTKAKQLTNVRASGTDDALTLVPAIEYTLEQALEFIEDDELVEVTPKSIRIRKRYLTENERKRNRDK; this is encoded by the coding sequence ATGTCAGATATCAAAAATCTCCGTAATATCGCAATTATTGCGCACGTCGACCACGGGAAAACCACACTTGTCGATAAACTACTTCAGCAATCTGGTGCTCTCGGTGAACGAGCAGGCGAGATTGAGCGTGTCATGGACTCAAATGCGCTTGAAAGTGAACGTGGTATTACCATTCTTGCAAAGAACACTTCTATTACTTGGTTAGATAAACGTACTGATACAACTTACCGTATCAACATCGTAGATACCCCGGGACACGCCGACTTCGGTGGTGAAGTAGAACGTGTAATGTCGATGGTTGACTGCGTATTACTTTTAGTTGACTCTCAAGAAGGCCCAATGCCACAAACTCGTTTTGTGACACAAAAAGCCTTTGCTCGTGGTTTAAAACCAATTGTTATTATTAACAAAGTAGACAAACCAAGTGCACGTCCAGATTGGGTTATTGATCAAGTATTTGATTTATTTGATAACCTTGGTGCAACTGACGAGCAATTAGATTTCCCAATCGTTTATGCATCAGGTTTACGTGGTGTAGCGGGTCCTGCTCCTGAAGAACTTGCAGAAGACATGACTCCGTTGTTTGAAACGATTGTAGACATCGTTGAACCACCAGCAGTTGATGTTGATGGTCCATTCCAAATGCAGATTTCATCACTTGACTATAACAGCTTCGTAGGTGTTATCGGTGTTGGTCGTATTCAACGTGGTTCAGTAAAATTAAATACTCCTGTTACTGTAATTGACAAAGAAGGCAATACACGTAACGGTCGTATCTTAAAAATCATGGGTTACCATGGTTTAGAGCGTATCGATGTTGAATCAGCATCTGCTGGTGATATCGTATGTATTACTGGTATCGACGCACTTAACATTTCTGACACGATTTGTGATCCGAAAAATGTTGAAGCATTACCAGCTTTATCTGTAGATGAACCTACAGTATCTATGACTTTCCAAGTAAACAACTCTCCGTTTGCTGGTAAAGAAGGTAAATTCGTAACTTCACGTAATATCCGTGAACGTCTTGACCGCGAATTAATTCATAACGTAGCGTTACGTGTTGAAGACACTGACAGTCCAGACCGTTTCAAAGTATCTGGCCGTGGTGAACTTCACCTTTCAGTTTTAATTGAAAACATGCGTCGCGAAGGTTTTGAAATGGGCGTATCACGTCCACAAGTAATCATCAAAGAAATTGATGGTGAAAGACAAGAGCCTTACGAAAACGTAACTTTTGACGTTGAAGAACAGCATCAAGGCGCTGTAATGGAACAAATGGGTCACCGTAAGGGCGAGATGACCAATATGGAAGTTGACGGTAAAGGCCGTATCCGTATTGAAGCAACTGTACCTTCACGTGGTTTGATCGGTTTCCGTTCTGAATTCTTGACCATGACTTCTGGTACAGGGATCATGACTTCAAGCTTCTCGCATTATGGTCCTGTTAAACAAGGTACTGTTGCGAAACGTCAAAACGGTGTATTGATTTCTATGGTTCAAGGTACTTGCTTGGGCTATGCATTGTTCAGCTTACAAGACCGTGGTCGTTTGTTCGCTAAACCACAGTTAGAAGTTTACGAAGGTATGATCGTGGGTATTAACTCTCGTTCAGACGATATGGTTGTAAACCCAACTAAAGCGAAACAATTAACTAACGTTCGTGCATCTGGTACAGATGATGCTTTAACTTTAGTACCTGCAATTGAATATACGCTTGAACAAGCGCTTGAATTCATTGAAGATGACGAATTAGTTGAAGTAACACCTAAATCAATTCGTATCCGTAAGCGTTACTTGACTGAAAATGAACGTAAACGTAACCGTGATAAATAA
- the mscL gene encoding large conductance mechanosensitive channel protein MscL, whose translation MSIIQEFKEFAIKGNMMDLAIGVIIGGAFGKIVDSLVKDIIMPLITVITGGGVDFSQKFIVLGANPNNLQSLDALQKAGINVLTYGNFLTILINFLILAWVVFLMVKLLNRLRRDKNEPEAPAATPEDVQLLREIRDELKKQA comes from the coding sequence ATGAGTATTATTCAAGAATTTAAAGAATTTGCCATTAAAGGCAATATGATGGATTTAGCCATTGGTGTGATTATTGGTGGTGCTTTTGGCAAAATCGTGGACTCTTTAGTTAAAGATATCATCATGCCGCTTATCACTGTAATTACTGGTGGTGGTGTTGATTTCTCTCAAAAGTTTATTGTGTTAGGTGCAAATCCTAATAACTTACAATCTTTAGATGCCTTACAAAAAGCAGGTATCAACGTATTAACCTATGGTAACTTCCTCACCATTTTAATTAACTTCCTGATTTTAGCTTGGGTTGTGTTCTTGATGGTGAAATTATTAAACAGACTTCGCCGTGATAAGAATGAGCCAGAAGCTCCAGCTGCAACTCCTGAAGATGTTCAGTTATTGCGTGAAATTCGTGATGAGTTGAAAAAACAAGCTTAA
- a CDS encoding gamma-glutamylcyclotransferase family protein, with protein sequence MNQLFVYGTLCPNQANAHILEQIGGNWTKASVRGVIHILDWGPDKGLKALELDSQAGWVEGYLFSSEKLAENWQMLDDFEGFQYQRVIADVKLESGEYVKAWTYQMNAQAQVSEKNN encoded by the coding sequence ATGAATCAGCTTTTTGTGTATGGCACTTTATGTCCAAATCAAGCAAACGCTCATATTTTAGAGCAGATTGGTGGTAACTGGACGAAAGCTAGTGTACGAGGAGTGATCCATATTTTAGATTGGGGGCCAGACAAAGGTTTAAAAGCGCTTGAGTTAGATTCGCAAGCAGGTTGGGTAGAGGGCTACTTATTTAGCTCTGAAAAATTGGCTGAAAATTGGCAGATGCTAGATGATTTTGAAGGTTTTCAATATCAACGTGTAATCGCAGATGTAAAACTAGAATCAGGTGAGTATGTTAAAGCCTGGACATATCAAATGAATGCGCAGGCGCAAGTTTCTGAAAAAAATAATTAA
- the ppiC gene encoding peptidylprolyl isomerase, whose translation MQTAIVRHILVKDKDLAEQLKKKLQSGADFAKLAKQYSTCNSAKRGGELGEVKKGQLVPVIDKVVFTAAERVLQGPIKSQFGYHLLEVKFRMGSLR comes from the coding sequence ATGCAAACAGCAATTGTCCGACATATTTTAGTCAAAGATAAAGACTTAGCCGAACAGCTAAAAAAGAAGCTACAAAGTGGTGCTGATTTTGCCAAGCTTGCTAAACAATATTCCACCTGTAACTCGGCAAAGCGTGGCGGTGAACTTGGCGAAGTCAAAAAAGGGCAATTGGTGCCTGTTATTGATAAAGTTGTTTTTACAGCTGCTGAACGTGTGCTGCAAGGCCCAATCAAAAGCCAATTTGGTTATCATCTTTTAGAAGTTAAATTCAGAATGGGTAGCTTACGTTGA
- the mutM gene encoding bifunctional DNA-formamidopyrimidine glycosylase/DNA-(apurinic or apyrimidinic site) lyase, with protein MPELPEVETTKTSLFPLLNQKVQSVEVRNPSLRWPIPDDVQKLIGQRLIGLNRRSKYILAEFEQDQMLWHLGMSGSFRLCQPNDELRKHDHLIIQFEDQQLRYHDPRRFGCILWLTPETQGKLIDTLGPEPLSNDFHAEYLASKLKNKAVGIKIALMDNHVVVGVGNIYATESLFNVGIHPAQPAGDLSMQQIEKLVVEIKRILKSAIELGGSTLRDYSNAMGENGYFQQTLLAYGRAGEMCVNCETTLENLKLGQRASVFCPQCQPLKKLRKP; from the coding sequence ATGCCTGAGTTACCCGAAGTCGAAACAACCAAAACCAGTTTATTTCCGCTATTGAATCAAAAAGTTCAAAGTGTAGAGGTACGTAACCCAAGTTTACGTTGGCCTATACCAGATGATGTTCAAAAACTTATTGGACAACGTCTGATTGGCTTAAATCGACGTTCAAAATATATTTTGGCAGAATTTGAACAAGATCAAATGCTTTGGCATTTAGGAATGTCAGGTAGCTTTCGCCTGTGTCAACCGAACGATGAACTGAGAAAACATGATCATCTGATTATTCAATTTGAAGATCAACAGTTACGCTATCATGACCCACGTCGTTTCGGCTGTATTCTTTGGCTTACCCCAGAAACTCAAGGCAAACTTATAGATACTTTAGGGCCTGAACCTTTAAGTAACGACTTTCATGCAGAATATCTAGCTTCCAAACTTAAAAACAAAGCTGTCGGCATAAAAATTGCACTTATGGATAACCATGTTGTAGTCGGTGTAGGCAATATCTATGCAACCGAAAGCTTGTTTAATGTGGGTATTCACCCAGCCCAGCCCGCTGGTGATTTAAGCATGCAACAAATTGAGAAACTGGTTGTCGAGATTAAACGTATTTTAAAGTCGGCAATTGAGTTAGGTGGCTCGACTTTACGAGACTACAGCAATGCCATGGGAGAAAATGGTTATTTTCAGCAAACATTGCTTGCGTATGGTCGTGCTGGAGAAATGTGTGTTAACTGTGAAACCACATTAGAAAACTTGAAACTTGGTCAGCGTGCCAGCGTATTTTGTCCACAGTGCCAACCGCTTAAAAAGCTGAGAAAGCCTTAA
- a CDS encoding DNA-3-methyladenine glycosylase, producing MSDILPLSWFQRETSEVAYDLIGCVLCKRQPDGQVIRCTISETEAYLGVRDKACHSYNDKRTVRTDVMYRPGGTIYVYLIYGMYEMLNLITQTEGVPEGVMIRSAFLSGASTKKDYKLLAGPGKLTRYLGIDRSLKGQTLGEESGLWVEAASTQPEVELTPRIGIDYAEEAKDWPERYCWKDHPSLSR from the coding sequence ATGTCAGATATTTTACCATTAAGCTGGTTTCAACGTGAAACCTCAGAAGTGGCTTATGATTTAATCGGTTGCGTATTGTGTAAGCGGCAACCTGATGGTCAAGTCATCCGTTGCACAATTAGTGAAACAGAAGCTTATTTGGGTGTTCGCGATAAAGCTTGCCACAGCTATAATGACAAACGGACAGTACGAACAGATGTAATGTATCGCCCTGGTGGTACGATTTACGTCTACTTAATTTATGGCATGTATGAAATGCTTAATCTTATTACTCAGACAGAAGGCGTTCCTGAAGGGGTAATGATTCGTTCTGCATTTTTAAGTGGTGCTTCAACCAAAAAAGATTATAAGCTTTTGGCTGGACCGGGCAAATTGACACGTTATTTAGGCATTGATCGATCTTTAAAAGGCCAGACTTTGGGTGAAGAATCTGGTTTGTGGGTTGAAGCGGCATCAACGCAGCCAGAAGTAGAATTGACGCCACGTATTGGAATTGATTATGCCGAAGAGGCAAAAGATTGGCCTGAACGATATTGCTGGAAAGATCATCCATCTTTGAGTCGATAA
- the yncD gene encoding TonB-dependent receptor translates to MSLLRLDRLHYCILMSMGCISSPIVWAEDLNSDVAKLPTLHVEATRTDTTYLQTPASVFRIDAPQVDTSSQVNLTEVVKGVPSLQLRNRENYAQDLQLSMRGFGARSTFGVRGIRLYVDGIPATMPDGQGQTSNIDLSSLDHVEVLTGPFSSLYGNSSGGTILTTTKEGQGKDSIELSYSGGSHDKSRAGLVLQGGAKSANEPNYVISSSYFDTDGYREHSGAEKVLNNAKLSWNLDDGSKINWVTNYVKIHADDPQGLTREQWNANPKQQVPFLKQFNVRKDIEQTQTGVTWSKPINDKNELYAMAYLGNRQVTQYQSIPKSTQDANVNHAGGVIDFERNYYGADFRWTGKELLPNTTVSVGVALDAMDEDRKGFENFNLVNGQPSYGVKGNLRRDEDNTLWNIDPYLQASWQFLPTWRLDTGVRYSNVHYKSEDNYLSNGDDSGKTDYNKVLPSAALSWQIIPVLMAYVSYAKGFETPTFTEMAYRPDGKSGFNFDLTASTSDTYETGLKSQNYLGDFTLAVFQTKTKDDIVSAGSSNGRSTFRNADKTLREGVEFAWNKKLWRDLTATASYTYLDATFDADIPALGNIAQIPSGNAIPGIAKNQAYASLAWQPSHGLYGGVDVQYMDKVYVNDTNSDAAPSYSVTSANVGYAWVMGDWKVNSFARVDNLFDKNYAGSVIVNDGNGRYFEPADGRNWSAGLRVIKQF, encoded by the coding sequence ATGTCCTTATTACGCTTAGACCGACTTCATTACTGTATTTTGATGAGTATGGGCTGTATTTCTAGCCCGATTGTGTGGGCAGAAGACTTAAATTCAGACGTGGCCAAATTGCCAACTTTACATGTGGAAGCGACACGTACCGATACAACCTATTTGCAAACACCAGCTTCGGTTTTTCGAATAGATGCACCTCAAGTCGATACTTCTTCACAAGTAAATTTAACTGAAGTTGTGAAGGGTGTACCGAGTTTACAGCTTCGCAATCGTGAAAATTATGCTCAAGATTTACAATTGTCTATGCGTGGTTTTGGTGCACGTTCCACTTTTGGTGTCCGTGGTATTCGTCTATATGTGGATGGTATTCCTGCGACAATGCCAGATGGACAAGGCCAAACGTCTAATATCGATTTAAGTAGTTTGGATCATGTGGAAGTTCTAACGGGACCTTTTTCTTCACTTTATGGAAACTCATCGGGCGGGACAATTTTAACGACTACTAAAGAAGGGCAAGGGAAGGACTCAATTGAGCTGAGCTATTCGGGAGGCAGCCACGATAAAAGCAGAGCAGGACTCGTGCTACAAGGTGGGGCAAAGAGTGCGAATGAACCAAACTATGTTATTAGTTCATCATATTTCGATACGGATGGTTACCGAGAACATAGCGGTGCAGAAAAAGTATTAAACAATGCAAAGCTCAGTTGGAATCTTGATGATGGTAGTAAAATCAACTGGGTAACCAATTATGTCAAAATCCATGCAGACGATCCGCAGGGCTTGACCCGTGAGCAGTGGAATGCCAATCCGAAGCAACAAGTCCCATTTTTAAAGCAATTTAATGTCCGTAAAGATATTGAGCAGACTCAAACGGGGGTGACTTGGTCTAAACCGATTAATGATAAAAATGAACTCTATGCCATGGCATATTTAGGCAATCGTCAAGTCACTCAATATCAATCTATCCCTAAGTCAACACAAGATGCGAATGTAAACCATGCGGGTGGAGTGATTGATTTTGAGCGTAATTATTATGGTGCCGATTTCCGTTGGACAGGTAAAGAGTTACTTCCGAATACCACTGTAAGCGTTGGTGTTGCACTTGATGCAATGGATGAAGACCGTAAAGGTTTCGAAAACTTTAATTTAGTAAACGGTCAGCCTTCTTATGGCGTCAAAGGTAATCTACGCCGTGATGAAGACAATACTTTGTGGAATATTGACCCCTATTTGCAAGCTTCATGGCAGTTCTTACCAACATGGCGTTTAGATACAGGTGTACGCTATAGCAATGTCCACTATAAGTCGGAAGATAACTATTTAAGCAATGGCGATGATAGTGGTAAGACTGATTATAATAAAGTTTTACCTTCTGCTGCTTTAAGCTGGCAAATTATACCTGTGCTTATGGCCTATGTAAGTTATGCCAAAGGCTTTGAAACACCCACTTTTACTGAAATGGCATATCGACCAGACGGCAAAAGTGGTTTTAATTTTGATTTAACGGCATCAACAAGCGATACCTATGAAACGGGCTTAAAATCACAAAACTATTTAGGTGATTTTACTTTGGCGGTATTCCAGACTAAAACCAAAGATGACATCGTTTCTGCTGGTAGCTCAAATGGCCGATCAACTTTCCGCAATGCAGATAAAACCTTGCGTGAGGGGGTAGAATTTGCATGGAATAAAAAGTTATGGAGAGATTTAACAGCGACTGCAAGCTATACATATTTAGATGCAACTTTTGATGCTGATATTCCAGCTTTAGGGAATATTGCTCAAATTCCATCAGGCAATGCCATTCCTGGAATTGCCAAAAACCAAGCTTATGCCTCTTTGGCTTGGCAGCCATCGCACGGTCTATATGGTGGTGTAGATGTACAGTATATGGATAAAGTATACGTGAATGATACCAACAGTGACGCAGCACCGAGCTACAGTGTAACCTCAGCTAATGTTGGTTATGCATGGGTAATGGGCGATTGGAAAGTGAATAGCTTTGCCCGTGTCGATAACCTATTTGATAAAAACTATGCAGGTTCAGTGATCGTAAATGATGGTAATGGACGCTACTTTGAACCAGCGGATGGACGTAACTGGAGTGCAGGTTTACGTGTAATTAAGCAATTCTAG